The following DNA comes from Leifsonia sp. 1010.
GAGAGGGTCACCCTTCGAGGATACGTTCCAGCGGGTTGTCGCGGAGCTTCCGCTGCACCCCGCCGTCGACGAGCCGACGGGCCGACGTGTCCGGCTTGCGCTCGGCCTGGTCGGCGACGCACGAGCCGAACTCGGCGGCCAGCTCCAGCCGCGGGTACGCGGTCACCACCTCGCGGAGGAACTCCTTCGGAAGCTCCCCGTCGCGCGCCCCGGAGATGTCGAGGGCGGTCGCGATCTCGAGCAGGTGCCCCTCGACATCCATCGCCGGGTCGACCTCCGGCCAGTTGTGCCGCACGATGACCTCGTGGGCGCGCACACGGCGGTCGGCCGGCCATCCCGCGCCCGCGGTGAGGGCGATGGCGACGTGACCGGCCGCATCCTCGTAGGCGAGCGTGTTGTTGTCGAACTCGGGCGCGATGCCGAGGTCGTGGAGCAGTGCCGAGACGTAGAGCAGTTCGTG
Coding sequences within:
- a CDS encoding HD domain-containing protein, yielding MRIDDFPRPDTAASRAALEIATAYHTPSLLNHVQRSWLWAESFATVRGFEPDHELLYVSALLHDLGIAPEFDNNTLAYEDAAGHVAIALTAGAGWPADRRVRAHEVIVRHNWPEVDPAMDVEGHLLEIATALDISGARDGELPKEFLREVVTAYPRLELAAEFGSCVADQAERKPDTSARRLVDGGVQRKLRDNPLERILEG